The following DNA comes from Betaproteobacteria bacterium.
GCGGCATGAGCTTCCCGGGCGAGGGGCCCCACGCAGTGGGGATCGACCGCAAAGCGAATGGTGCCGGGTACCGACGGCTTGGCGGTTCGTTTGCATTAACCGGTTCGGAGGTGCCCGCTTGCGGGGATCGACCGCAAAGCGAACTGCGGCCAAGCCGCTAGAGGCTTGGCGTTCGCGACTCAATGATGGCTCGGAGGCGGCCGCATGAGCGCACAACGAGCGATCGCAGTAACGGGCGCGAGCCGAGGCATCGGTGCCGCCATCGCGCTCGAGCTTGCACGCAGGGGTTTCAAGGTCGGGTGCCTGTCGCGCAAAGGCGGCGGACTGGAAAGCCCGCCCGCGCCGCCTGAGCTCGCTTCGCGCTTCGTCAACCTCGCCTGCGATGTCACCGACGAGACGAGCGCGCGCAAGGCATTGGCGGCGTTTGCCGCTGACGCGGGCGGCCTGCATGGTCTGGTGAACAATGCCGGCATCCATCTCGACGGCCCGAGCGATCGGCTGCAAACGCAGGTGTTCGAAACGGTGCTGAAGACCAACGCCACGGCGGTATTCACCACCAGCCGCGAGGCTTATCCGCATCTGGTAAAAAGCGGCGGCGGGATCATCGTCAACATCGGCTCGTTCTACGACAAGATCGGCGTGAAGCGTAACGTGTCCTATTGCGCCGCCAAGGCCGCGGTCGGGGCGATCACGCGCTGCCTCGCGGTCGAGTGGGCGTCCAAGGGCATCAGCGTCGTTGATGTCGCGCCCGGCTACATCGAGACCGATCTCAATCGCGAGGCGCTGACGCAGAATCCGCTGAAGGATTTTCTCGCTCGGCGCATTCCCACCGGCAGTCCCGCAGCGTCCGATGCGATTGCAAAGATGGTGGCAGCGATCTTCTGCGAGAACATCCGCTTCCTCACCGGCGAAACGATTTATGTCGACGGCGGGCAGGGCATTGCGCACTGATTTGGACCACCCCGTCCGCGCATGCGCGCGTCCCGCCCCTCCTTGGCAGGAGGGGAGCGTATTGGCTCTCCCCTCCTCTCAGGAGGAGGGGTGGCGCGCAGCGCCGGGGTGGTGTGGGTCTCCCCTCCTCTCAGGAGGAGGGGTTTCGGCGCAGCCGACGAGGTGGTGTGGTTTCGCCTCCTCTCACGAGGAAGGGTGTCGGCGAAGGAGGCGAGGTGGTGTGGTTTCGCCTCCTCTCTCAAGAAACCCAACCAGGTTTCTTAACCGCGCCTGCCCGCCTGCGGGGCTAATACTGCTCACGAGGAGGGGTGCCGGCGAAGGAGGCGGGGTGGTGTGGTTTCCCCTCCTCTCACGAGGAGGGGTGCCGGCGAAGGAGGCGGGGTGGTGTGGTTTCCCCTCCTCTCACGAGGAGGGGTGGCGGCGCAGCCGACGGGGTGGTGTGGTCTGACATGACCGTCTTCGACCGCCTCGACGCCACGCTTGCCTTGCCGGAAGACGAGCGCCTCGTTCTTGATGCGGTGCGCACACTCGCCCGCGACCAGATCGCGCCGC
Coding sequences within:
- a CDS encoding SDR family oxidoreductase, whose amino-acid sequence is MSAQRAIAVTGASRGIGAAIALELARRGFKVGCLSRKGGGLESPPAPPELASRFVNLACDVTDETSARKALAAFAADAGGLHGLVNNAGIHLDGPSDRLQTQVFETVLKTNATAVFTTSREAYPHLVKSGGGIIVNIGSFYDKIGVKRNVSYCAAKAAVGAITRCLAVEWASKGISVVDVAPGYIETDLNREALTQNPLKDFLARRIPTGSPAASDAIAKMVAAIFCENIRFLTGETIYVDGGQGIAH